From the genome of Nodosilinea sp. FACHB-141, one region includes:
- the rpsE gene encoding 30S ribosomal protein S5, translating into MANRRKEARTKEKKTDWQERVVQIRRVTKVVKGGKKLSFRAIVVVGNEKGQVGVGVGKAGDVIGAVKKGVADGKKHLVDVPLTRSYSIPHPSNGIGGGAKVFMRPAAPGTGVIAGGAVRTVLELAGVRNVLAKQLGSNNPLNNARAAADALASLRTFADVAEERDIPVESLYI; encoded by the coding sequence ATGGCAAACCGTCGCAAAGAAGCGCGTACTAAAGAAAAGAAGACCGACTGGCAGGAGCGCGTTGTTCAAATTCGTCGTGTGACCAAGGTGGTGAAGGGGGGTAAAAAACTTAGCTTCCGCGCCATTGTGGTTGTCGGCAATGAGAAAGGCCAGGTCGGCGTTGGCGTTGGTAAGGCAGGCGATGTTATTGGCGCTGTCAAGAAAGGTGTAGCCGATGGCAAAAAGCATTTAGTAGATGTGCCTTTGACTCGTTCCTACTCTATTCCTCATCCCTCCAATGGGATTGGCGGTGGTGCCAAGGTGTTTATGCGCCCTGCTGCCCCTGGTACTGGGGTAATTGCTGGTGGTGCCGTACGCACGGTGCTTGAACTAGCTGGGGTACGAAACGTCTTGGCTAAGCAGCTAGGCTCTAACAACCCTCTCAATAATGCTCGAGCTGCGGCAGACGCTTTAGCTTCTCTGCGCACCTTTGCTGACGTAGCTGAAGAACGGGATATCCCGGTTGAGAGCCTGTACATTTAA
- the rplX gene encoding 50S ribosomal protein L24 encodes MATTSKQPVRHKVHVRKGDTVQVIAGRDRGKVGEVLTVITKTSQVVVQGVNIRTKHVKPQQEGESGQIVTQEAPIHSSNVMLYSEKEKVASRVAYTFTDDGRKVRMLKKTGEIID; translated from the coding sequence ATGGCAACAACATCAAAGCAGCCCGTGCGCCATAAGGTGCATGTGCGCAAAGGAGATACCGTTCAGGTAATTGCTGGACGCGATCGCGGCAAGGTAGGTGAAGTGCTTACCGTTATTACTAAAACCAGCCAGGTGGTTGTTCAAGGCGTAAATATCCGCACCAAACACGTTAAGCCTCAGCAGGAAGGGGAATCGGGCCAGATTGTGACCCAAGAGGCTCCTATTCACAGCTCCAACGTCATGCTCTACTCCGAAAAGGAGAAAGTGGCCAGCCGAGTTGCCTACACCTTTACTGATGACGGTCGTAAGGTGCGGATGCTGAAAAAGACCGGTGAAATCATTGATTAA
- the rpmC gene encoding 50S ribosomal protein L29, with protein MALTKIQEARSLSDEELLNAIAETKRELFQLRFQKATRQLDKQVHQFKHLRHRLSQLMTVQRERQLIALEAEAEAQATAVAAATTESVTA; from the coding sequence ATGGCATTAACCAAGATTCAAGAGGCGCGCAGCCTGAGCGATGAAGAGCTGCTAAATGCGATCGCCGAAACCAAGCGTGAGCTATTTCAACTGCGATTTCAAAAAGCTACTCGCCAACTCGACAAGCAGGTGCATCAGTTTAAGCACCTCCGTCATCGTCTGTCTCAGCTTATGACGGTTCAGCGGGAACGCCAGCTAATTGCCCTAGAGGCAGAGGCAGAGGCCCAAGCCACCGCCGTGGCAGCAGCCACAACAGAATCGGTAACAGCGTAG
- the rplB gene encoding 50S ribosomal protein L2 → MGIRSYRPYTPGTRERTVSEFAEITRSEPEKSLTHSTHRPKGRNNRGVITCRHRGGGHKRLYRVIDFHRNKLGVLAKVASIEYDPNRNARISLLHYEDGEKRYILCPAGLAVGATVVAGPDAPLEVGNALPLYKIPLGTTVHNVEMQAGKGGQMVRSAGTGAQVVAKEGDYVTLKLPSTEVRLVRRECYATIGQVGNADIRNVSLGKAGRKRWLGRRPEVRGSVMNPVDHPHGGGEGRAPIGRSGPVTPWGKPALGYKTRKKNKDSDKYVVRRRRRVSKRGRGGRNA, encoded by the coding sequence ATGGGCATCCGTTCCTATCGACCTTATACCCCTGGTACTCGTGAGCGAACCGTTTCTGAGTTTGCCGAGATTACCCGCAGCGAGCCTGAAAAGTCTCTAACTCACTCCACCCATCGTCCCAAGGGGCGTAACAACCGAGGGGTAATTACCTGTCGCCATCGGGGTGGCGGTCATAAGCGCTTGTACCGCGTCATCGATTTCCATCGCAATAAGCTAGGTGTGCTCGCCAAGGTCGCTTCTATTGAGTACGACCCTAACCGTAACGCACGTATTTCCCTGCTTCATTACGAAGATGGCGAAAAGCGCTACATTCTCTGTCCCGCTGGCCTAGCGGTAGGAGCAACCGTGGTGGCTGGTCCTGATGCACCTTTAGAAGTGGGCAACGCTCTGCCCCTCTACAAAATCCCCCTGGGCACAACGGTGCACAACGTCGAGATGCAGGCTGGGAAAGGCGGACAAATGGTGCGCTCTGCTGGTACTGGTGCCCAAGTTGTAGCTAAGGAAGGTGACTACGTCACGCTTAAGCTGCCTTCAACTGAGGTTCGCCTAGTGCGTCGTGAGTGCTATGCCACTATTGGTCAGGTCGGCAATGCCGATATCCGCAACGTCAGCCTTGGTAAGGCGGGCCGTAAGCGGTGGCTGGGTCGCCGCCCTGAGGTGCGCGGTAGTGTGATGAACCCGGTTGATCACCCCCACGGTGGTGGTGAGGGTCGGGCGCCTATTGGCCGTTCTGGTCCTGTAACCCCTTGGGGTAAACCAGCCCTGGGCTACAAAACTCGCAAGAAGAATAAGGATAGCGACAAGTACGTGGTACGTCGTCGTCGTCGCGTATCTAAGCGGGGTCGTGGCGGTCGTAACGCCTAA
- the rplV gene encoding 50S ribosomal protein L22, producing MAVDTSEQVKAVARYVRMSPRKVRRVLDQIRGKSYRDALIILEFMPYKACEPIIKVLRSAVANAEHNNGLDPTGLVVSEAFADAGPALKRFRPRAQGRAYQIRKPTCHITIAVAPAAE from the coding sequence ATGGCTGTGGATACCTCAGAGCAGGTTAAGGCGGTAGCTCGCTATGTACGCATGTCGCCCCGTAAGGTGCGTCGGGTGCTCGACCAGATTCGCGGCAAGAGCTATCGGGATGCGTTGATCATCCTGGAGTTTATGCCCTACAAAGCGTGCGAACCCATCATTAAAGTGTTGCGTTCTGCTGTAGCTAATGCTGAGCACAACAATGGTCTTGACCCAACGGGTTTGGTAGTGAGCGAAGCATTTGCTGATGCAGGTCCAGCTCTAAAGCGGTTTCGCCCGCGAGCCCAGGGTCGGGCTTATCAAATTCGCAAGCCGACCTGCCACATCACTATTGCTGTAGCTCCGGCTGCTGAATAG
- the rpsH gene encoding 30S ribosomal protein S8 — protein sequence MAANDTIADMLTRIRNANLARHQTVGIPSTRMTRSIAKVLKEEGFITDYSETTVEERPQLVVALKYKGKTRQPIIRNLTRVSKPGLRVYSNRKELPRVLGGIGIAIVSTSSGIMTDRDARRQGIGGEVLCYVW from the coding sequence ATGGCTGCTAACGACACAATTGCGGATATGTTGACTCGCATCAGAAATGCGAATCTGGCGCGGCACCAAACTGTAGGTATTCCTTCTACCCGGATGACCCGGAGTATTGCAAAGGTGCTTAAGGAAGAAGGGTTCATCACGGATTACTCTGAAACTACTGTTGAAGAGCGTCCTCAACTGGTAGTCGCCCTTAAGTACAAGGGCAAGACTCGTCAGCCCATCATTCGCAACCTTACTCGCGTTAGCAAGCCCGGTTTGCGCGTGTATTCCAATCGAAAAGAGCTACCTCGGGTGCTGGGAGGTATTGGCATTGCAATCGTTTCTACCTCTAGCGGCATCATGACTGACCGCGATGCCCGTCGTCAGGGTATTGGTGGCGAAGTGCTTTGCTATGTCTGGTAA
- the infA gene encoding translation initiation factor IF-1, with product MSKQDLIEMEGTITESLPNAMFRVDLDNGFNVLAHISGKIRRNYIKILPGDRVKVELTPYDLTKGRITYRLRKK from the coding sequence TTGTCTAAGCAAGACCTAATTGAAATGGAGGGCACCATTACTGAATCGTTGCCGAACGCGATGTTTCGGGTTGATTTGGATAATGGATTTAACGTATTAGCCCACATTTCTGGGAAAATTCGTCGTAATTACATCAAGATTTTGCCAGGCGATCGCGTCAAGGTAGAGCTAACCCCCTACGACCTCACTAAGGGGCGCATTACCTATCGTCTTCGCAAGAAGTAG
- the rplD gene encoding 50S ribosomal protein L4 — protein sequence MVECVVKNWEGQEAGTASLDLQVAKEESASHIVHRALVRQMNNARQGTVSTKTRAEVRGGGRKPWRQKGTGRARAGSNRSPLWRGGGVIFGPKPRDYSVKMNRKERRLALRTVLQSRIDDLVVVEGFENKFSRPKTRELLDAIARWGIDPNAKILLIIAERQELVYLSARNLENVKLITAANLNIHDLLNADHLVITSPALEAIQEVYSD from the coding sequence ATGGTTGAGTGCGTCGTAAAAAACTGGGAGGGCCAAGAGGCGGGTACGGCATCCTTAGATCTTCAGGTTGCCAAAGAAGAGTCTGCCTCTCACATTGTTCACCGCGCTCTAGTGCGTCAGATGAACAACGCCCGTCAAGGCACGGTTTCTACTAAGACCCGTGCTGAAGTCAGAGGTGGTGGCCGCAAGCCCTGGCGTCAAAAGGGTACCGGTCGGGCCCGAGCTGGTTCTAACCGTTCTCCTCTCTGGCGCGGCGGTGGTGTCATCTTTGGCCCTAAGCCTCGCGACTACAGTGTCAAGATGAACCGCAAAGAGCGGCGGTTAGCTTTACGCACCGTCCTCCAGAGCCGGATTGATGATTTAGTGGTGGTGGAAGGGTTTGAGAATAAATTTTCTCGCCCCAAAACCCGTGAGCTGCTCGATGCCATCGCTCGCTGGGGTATTGATCCCAATGCCAAGATTCTCTTGATCATTGCCGAACGACAAGAACTGGTCTACCTCTCGGCTCGCAACCTTGAGAATGTCAAGCTGATTACCGCTGCCAATCTCAACATTCACGATCTGCTGAATGCTGACCACCTTGTCATTACATCCCCTGCCCTAGAGGCTATTCAGGAGGTTTACAGTGATTAA
- the rpsC gene encoding 30S ribosomal protein S3 — protein sequence MGHKIHPTGFRLGIVQEHRSRWFAEGTRYPDLLQEDYRIREYVQKTLNNAGIADIRIERKADQIDLELRTARPGVVVGRGGAGIESLRVGVQKLLKDSNRQIRVNVVEVNRVDADAALVAEYIIQQLERRVSFRRVVRQAIQRAQRAGVEGIKIQVSGRLNGAEIARTEWTREGRVPLHTLRADVDYAYTTAQTTYGILGVKVWIFKGEIIPGQEEAPAASPNAQPRRRQPRRRQQFDDRSNED from the coding sequence GTGGGACACAAGATTCATCCAACCGGGTTTCGCCTTGGCATAGTTCAAGAGCACCGCTCTCGCTGGTTTGCAGAGGGCACTCGTTATCCTGATTTGCTTCAGGAAGACTATCGCATTCGCGAGTATGTTCAGAAGACTTTGAACAATGCTGGTATTGCCGATATTCGCATTGAGCGCAAGGCTGACCAAATTGATCTTGAGTTGCGGACTGCTCGTCCTGGGGTCGTTGTAGGTCGGGGCGGAGCAGGTATTGAGTCTCTGCGAGTGGGTGTGCAGAAGTTACTCAAGGACTCGAACCGCCAAATTCGCGTCAATGTGGTGGAAGTGAACCGTGTAGATGCGGACGCTGCTCTTGTGGCTGAATACATTATTCAGCAGCTAGAGCGCCGGGTTTCTTTCCGTCGGGTGGTACGCCAAGCTATTCAGCGTGCCCAGCGCGCTGGGGTGGAAGGTATCAAAATTCAGGTGAGTGGTCGTTTGAACGGTGCAGAAATCGCTCGTACTGAGTGGACTCGGGAAGGTCGGGTACCTCTTCACACCCTACGGGCTGATGTTGACTACGCCTACACCACTGCTCAAACTACCTACGGCATTTTGGGTGTCAAGGTTTGGATCTTTAAGGGCGAGATTATTCCCGGTCAAGAGGAAGCTCCAGCTGCTTCCCCCAATGCTCAGCCTCGTCGCCGTCAGCCCCGTCGTCGTCAGCAGTTTGATGACCGCTCTAATGAAGATTAG
- the rpsQ gene encoding 30S ribosomal protein S17 — MAVKERVGMVVSNKMDKTVVVAVESRTSHPKYGKIVVRTKRYKAHDEENTCQEGDQVRILETRPLSRTKRWTVADIVNRAADA, encoded by the coding sequence ATGGCGGTTAAAGAACGAGTGGGAATGGTCGTCAGCAACAAGATGGACAAAACCGTCGTGGTTGCTGTGGAAAGTCGCACCTCCCATCCTAAGTACGGCAAGATTGTGGTGCGGACAAAGCGCTATAAGGCCCATGACGAAGAGAATACGTGCCAGGAAGGCGATCAGGTGCGAATTCTTGAAACCCGTCCCCTGAGCCGGACCAAGCGTTGGACGGTAGCTGACATTGTTAATCGTGCGGCAGACGCATAG
- the rplP gene encoding 50S ribosomal protein L16, which translates to MLSPKRTKFRKQHRGRMRGMAQRGSDINFGDFALQATEPCWLTARQIEAARRAMTRYVRRGGKIWIRVFPDKPVTMRAAETRMGSGKGNPEFWVAVVKPGRIVFEIAGVPEATAREAMRLAAFKLPFKTKFIARESKEA; encoded by the coding sequence ATGCTAAGTCCAAAACGAACTAAATTTCGCAAGCAGCACCGCGGGCGTATGCGCGGAATGGCTCAGCGAGGCAGCGATATCAACTTTGGTGATTTTGCCCTTCAGGCAACCGAGCCCTGCTGGCTAACTGCTCGTCAGATTGAGGCAGCTCGTCGAGCTATGACTCGCTATGTACGGCGAGGCGGCAAAATCTGGATTCGCGTCTTTCCTGACAAGCCTGTGACCATGCGTGCCGCAGAAACCCGGATGGGTTCTGGTAAGGGTAATCCTGAGTTTTGGGTAGCTGTGGTGAAACCCGGCCGAATCGTTTTTGAGATTGCTGGGGTACCTGAAGCCACTGCTCGGGAAGCGATGCGACTAGCCGCGTTCAAGCTACCGTTCAAGACTAAGTTCATCGCCCGCGAAAGCAAGGAGGCGTAG
- the rplE gene encoding 50S ribosomal protein L5 → MTDQLKTIYKDTVVPKLMEQFKYDNIHQVPKVVKVTVNRGLGEASQNAKALESSLSELALITGQRPVVTRAKKAIAGFKIRQGMPVGVMVTLRSDRMYAFLNRLINLTLPRIRDFRGISPKSFDGRGNYTLGLREQLIFPEIDYDSIDQIRGMDITIVTTASTDEEGRALLKELGMPFRDN, encoded by the coding sequence ATGACCGACCAGTTAAAGACCATATACAAAGACACCGTTGTACCTAAGCTGATGGAACAGTTTAAGTACGACAACATTCACCAAGTTCCTAAGGTTGTTAAGGTGACCGTCAACCGGGGTCTAGGTGAAGCGTCTCAGAATGCCAAAGCGCTGGAGTCCTCTCTGAGCGAACTGGCTTTAATCACCGGTCAGCGTCCGGTGGTAACCCGCGCCAAAAAGGCGATCGCAGGGTTCAAAATTCGTCAAGGCATGCCCGTGGGGGTTATGGTCACCCTACGTTCTGACCGCATGTACGCCTTTCTAAATCGCCTCATCAACCTGACCCTGCCCCGCATTCGTGACTTTCGCGGCATTAGCCCTAAGAGCTTCGACGGACGCGGCAACTATACCTTGGGTCTGCGAGAGCAGTTGATTTTTCCTGAAATTGACTACGACAGCATCGATCAAATTCGCGGTATGGATATCACCATTGTGACCACCGCCAGCACCGATGAAGAAGGCCGAGCGCTACTCAAGGAATTGGGTATGCCGTTCCGTGACAACTAA
- the rplO gene encoding 50S ribosomal protein L15, which translates to MRINDAQPQVGSKRRRRRVGRGISAGQGASCGFGMRGQKSRSGSGTRPGFEGGQMPLYRRIPKLKHFPLVNQKEYTIINVKGLSDLAAGTEVSLESLLEAGILTTNDGPLKVLGHGEIGVALNVRAAAFTQSAKEKIEQAGGTWEVVA; encoded by the coding sequence ATGAGAATCAACGACGCACAACCACAAGTCGGCTCTAAGCGCCGCCGTCGCCGCGTCGGTCGCGGTATTTCTGCTGGCCAGGGCGCAAGCTGTGGCTTTGGTATGCGAGGTCAAAAGTCTCGTTCGGGTAGCGGTACCCGACCTGGCTTTGAGGGTGGCCAAATGCCTCTCTACCGACGCATTCCTAAGCTCAAGCACTTCCCTCTGGTCAATCAGAAGGAGTACACCATTATCAACGTCAAAGGGCTATCTGATCTGGCAGCAGGGACTGAGGTATCGCTTGAGTCTCTGCTCGAAGCAGGTATATTGACCACCAATGACGGTCCTTTGAAGGTGCTGGGTCATGGTGAAATTGGTGTAGCTCTAAACGTTAGAGCGGCAGCTTTTACTCAGTCTGCCAAAGAGAAAATTGAGCAGGCTGGCGGTACATGGGAAGTTGTTGCATAG
- the rplR gene encoding 50S ribosomal protein L18: protein MKASRKELTRRRHVRIRRRVFGTSERPRLAVFRSNQHIYAQIIDDTAHHTLVAASTVEPDVLKDESGATQDSAAVVGKLVAERALKAGITQVVFDRGGKLYHGRVAALAEAAREAGLSL, encoded by the coding sequence ATGAAAGCAAGTCGTAAAGAATTAACCCGTCGCCGCCACGTCCGCATTCGCCGCCGTGTGTTTGGCACCTCTGAGCGGCCTCGGTTAGCCGTGTTCCGCTCAAACCAGCATATTTACGCTCAGATTATCGACGATACTGCTCACCATACTTTAGTGGCTGCCTCGACTGTTGAGCCTGACGTTTTGAAGGATGAGTCGGGGGCTACTCAGGACTCGGCTGCTGTAGTCGGTAAGCTAGTGGCTGAGCGCGCGCTAAAGGCTGGGATTACTCAAGTAGTTTTTGACCGAGGCGGTAAGTTGTATCACGGACGAGTAGCGGCTTTGGCTGAAGCGGCCCGTGAAGCAGGCTTGAGCCTGTAG
- the rplN gene encoding 50S ribosomal protein L14 — MIQQESYLNVADNSGARKLMCIRVLGGNRRYAGVGDVIIAVVKDALPNMAVKKSDVVRAVVVRTKKGLRRSSGMSIRFDDNAAVIINQDGNPKGTRVFGPVARELRDKNFTKIVSLAPEVL; from the coding sequence GTGATTCAGCAGGAATCGTACTTAAATGTGGCCGATAACAGCGGTGCCCGGAAGCTCATGTGCATTCGCGTACTGGGTGGTAATCGCCGCTATGCCGGAGTGGGTGATGTAATCATTGCTGTCGTCAAAGATGCACTGCCAAACATGGCCGTGAAAAAATCGGATGTAGTCCGGGCTGTAGTGGTTCGCACTAAGAAGGGCTTGCGCCGCAGTAGCGGTATGAGCATTCGTTTTGACGACAACGCGGCCGTGATTATTAACCAGGACGGCAATCCTAAAGGCACTCGCGTGTTTGGGCCAGTAGCCCGTGAGCTGCGCGACAAAAACTTCACCAAGATTGTGTCGCTGGCACCGGAGGTTCTGTAA
- a CDS encoding 50S ribosomal protein L23 produces the protein MNADNTPSLADLIRRPLITEKATLLLENNQYVFEVDPRANKLQIKAAIEELFEVRVVSVNTYNPPKKKRRMGRFVGHRPHYKRSVVTLAPGNTIPLFPDL, from the coding sequence ATTAACGCCGACAATACTCCGTCTTTGGCTGATCTCATCCGTCGGCCCCTGATTACCGAAAAGGCTACCCTGCTGCTGGAGAACAACCAGTACGTCTTTGAAGTCGATCCTCGTGCTAACAAGCTGCAGATCAAGGCAGCGATCGAGGAATTATTTGAAGTCAGGGTCGTGTCGGTCAATACCTACAACCCTCCCAAGAAGAAACGTCGGATGGGGCGCTTTGTAGGCCATCGTCCTCATTACAAGCGTTCTGTGGTCACTCTGGCCCCTGGGAACACCATTCCTCTTTTCCCTGATCTCTAG
- the secY gene encoding preprotein translocase subunit SecY, producing MVVSRGKNPSAQETFMQMAQAAGLRSRLLVTLGLLVLVRLGIFIPVPGIDRQAFGASIQSGSLAGFVGFLDIFVGGGLSALGIFALGILPFINASIIMQLLTAALPQLEDLQKNEGEAGRRKISQITRYVALGWAILQSTLLASFLLYQFAEVPGPAFVAQTVIALTAGSMFVMWVGELITERGIGNGASLLIFLNIVSTLPRSLGQTIELAQSGDRGLVGGIIILMLAFLAMIVGIVFVQEGTRRIPIISARRQVGRKLYLEQSNYLPLRLNQGGVMPIIFASAVLVLPISLTQYITNPGFSQFVNNYLNPTSLFYVSLYLVLILFFSYFYSSLVMNPDDVSRNLKKMGASIPGIRPGKATTEYISRILNRLTFLGAVFLGMVAVVPSAVESLTRVQTFRGFGATSLLILVGVAIDTAKQIQTYVISQRYEGMVKQ from the coding sequence ATGGTCGTAAGTCGGGGTAAAAATCCAAGCGCGCAGGAGACATTTATGCAAATGGCCCAGGCCGCTGGCCTGCGAAGCCGTTTGCTGGTGACCCTAGGGCTTCTGGTATTAGTTAGGCTAGGGATTTTTATTCCGGTACCAGGTATTGATCGCCAAGCTTTTGGTGCTTCTATCCAGTCGGGCAGCTTGGCTGGCTTTGTAGGTTTCTTAGATATATTTGTGGGGGGCGGTCTGTCCGCTCTGGGTATCTTTGCTCTAGGAATCCTGCCCTTCATCAATGCTTCGATCATTATGCAGCTGTTGACGGCGGCTCTGCCTCAGCTGGAAGACCTGCAAAAGAATGAAGGAGAAGCTGGTCGTCGCAAGATCTCCCAAATTACTCGCTACGTAGCCCTGGGCTGGGCGATTTTGCAGAGTACCTTGCTGGCCTCCTTCTTGCTCTATCAATTTGCGGAAGTTCCTGGTCCTGCGTTTGTAGCTCAGACGGTAATTGCTCTGACAGCCGGATCAATGTTTGTGATGTGGGTAGGTGAGTTAATCACCGAGCGTGGTATCGGCAACGGTGCTTCGTTGCTGATTTTTCTAAACATTGTTTCTACTCTTCCTCGGTCTTTAGGTCAAACTATTGAGCTGGCGCAGAGCGGCGATCGCGGTCTGGTGGGCGGCATTATTATTTTGATGCTGGCCTTTCTGGCAATGATTGTGGGCATTGTCTTTGTGCAGGAGGGGACTCGCCGCATTCCCATCATTTCTGCTCGTCGCCAAGTGGGTCGCAAGCTCTACTTGGAGCAGAGCAATTACTTACCCCTGCGGCTTAACCAGGGTGGAGTAATGCCGATTATTTTCGCCTCTGCGGTGCTGGTGCTGCCGATTTCGCTGACTCAGTACATCACTAATCCTGGTTTCAGTCAGTTCGTCAACAATTATCTGAATCCAACATCGCTGTTCTACGTTTCGCTGTACCTGGTTCTCATTCTCTTCTTTAGCTATTTCTATTCGTCTCTGGTAATGAACCCCGACGATGTGTCGCGAAACCTGAAGAAGATGGGAGCTAGCATCCCTGGTATTCGCCCCGGCAAAGCAACCACTGAGTACATCAGCCGTATTCTAAATCGCCTGACCTTTCTAGGGGCTGTTTTTCTGGGTATGGTAGCGGTTGTGCCTAGTGCGGTAGAGAGTTTGACTCGGGTGCAAACCTTCCGGGGTTTTGGAGCCACTTCTCTATTGATTCTGGTTGGTGTTGCTATTGACACTGCTAAGCAGATTCAGACCTACGTAATCTCCCAACGCTACGAAGGGATGGTGAAGCAGTAG
- the rpsS gene encoding 30S ribosomal protein S19 → MSRSLKKGPFVADHLLSKIEALNTRGDKQVIKTWSRASTILPQMIGHTIAVHNGRQHVPVYVTEQMVGHKLGEFAPTRTFRGHAKTDKKARR, encoded by the coding sequence ATGTCTCGCTCATTAAAAAAAGGGCCGTTCGTGGCCGACCACCTGCTTTCTAAGATCGAAGCCCTAAACACTAGGGGTGATAAGCAAGTGATCAAGACCTGGTCGCGGGCGTCTACAATTCTGCCCCAGATGATTGGTCATACGATCGCGGTGCACAACGGTCGCCAGCATGTGCCGGTTTATGTGACTGAACAGATGGTGGGCCATAAGCTGGGTGAATTTGCCCCCACGCGAACCTTTCGCGGCCACGCCAAGACCGATAAAAAAGCTCGTCGTTAG
- the rplF gene encoding 50S ribosomal protein L6 — protein MSRIGKRPIPVPAKVSIVIDGQDIQVKGPKGELSRTLPSGVMVVQDGETVLVNRKDDSRLARERHGLCRTLVANMVEGVSNGYQKRLEIQGIGYRAQVQGRNLNLSLGYSHPVIFEPPAGIEFVVENNTNVIISGIDKELVGNIAASIRASRPPEPYKGKGVRYAGEQVRRKAGKSGKK, from the coding sequence ATGTCACGTATTGGCAAACGGCCAATCCCAGTCCCGGCTAAAGTGTCAATCGTAATTGACGGTCAGGACATTCAGGTTAAAGGGCCTAAGGGCGAGCTGTCTCGTACCCTGCCCAGCGGAGTAATGGTGGTTCAGGATGGGGAAACTGTTCTGGTCAACCGCAAAGATGATTCTCGTCTAGCCCGCGAGCGTCACGGTCTCTGCCGCACCCTAGTGGCTAATATGGTTGAGGGGGTTTCGAACGGCTACCAAAAGCGCCTAGAGATTCAGGGTATTGGTTATCGGGCACAGGTGCAGGGCCGCAACTTGAACCTCAGCCTCGGGTATAGCCACCCTGTTATATTTGAACCCCCCGCTGGCATTGAGTTTGTTGTTGAGAACAACACCAATGTCATCATTAGCGGCATTGACAAAGAATTAGTAGGCAACATTGCCGCAAGCATCCGGGCGAGTCGACCTCCTGAACCCTATAAGGGTAAAGGTGTACGCTACGCCGGTGAGCAGGTCAGACGTAAGGCCGGTAAGTCAGGGAAGAAATAA
- a CDS encoding adenylate kinase, translating to MTRLIFLGPPGAGKGTQALLLAKDCEVPHISTGDILRSAVAVGSELGQKAEQYMSAGELVPDELILDLIQERLGQDDTQAGWLLDGFPRNVPQAEFLQKLLEQIEQPVDFVVNLDVEDDVIVARLLQRGRDDDEESVILNRLQVYREQTEPLIDFYRSRQQLVSVDGNQTMDVVHADLKRLVIE from the coding sequence GTGACTCGACTTATTTTTCTGGGTCCGCCGGGAGCGGGCAAGGGCACTCAAGCTTTGCTGCTGGCTAAGGACTGCGAAGTTCCTCATATTTCTACCGGGGATATTCTACGGTCGGCGGTGGCGGTGGGTAGTGAACTGGGCCAAAAAGCAGAGCAGTATATGAGCGCTGGGGAACTGGTGCCTGACGAGCTGATACTGGACTTAATTCAAGAGCGGTTAGGGCAGGACGATACCCAAGCAGGCTGGCTGCTGGACGGTTTTCCTCGCAATGTACCCCAGGCTGAGTTTTTGCAGAAGCTGCTGGAGCAGATTGAGCAGCCCGTTGACTTTGTGGTGAACCTGGATGTTGAGGACGATGTGATTGTTGCTCGTTTGCTGCAGCGGGGGCGTGACGATGATGAGGAGTCGGTAATTCTAAACCGGCTTCAGGTATACCGTGAGCAAACAGAGCCGCTAATTGATTTCTATCGCAGCCGTCAGCAGCTGGTGTCGGTGGATGGTAATCAAACCATGGACGTAGTTCATGCTGACCTAAAGCGCCTAGTGATCGAGTAG